From Spirochaetales bacterium, one genomic window encodes:
- a CDS encoding DUF1957 domain-containing protein, with the protein MSKGYFTLVLHAHLPFVRHPEHEAFLEENWLFEAISETYLPLLRVFDRLQHEGIPFRITISISPTLAAMLSDELLTGRYLRYTERLIELAEKEKMRTENEPEFHTLACMYVDMFKQNHHDFIDVYGKNILKGFKKFEEKGCLQLITCSATHCFLPHIENYTENVGAQIRFAVASHRRVFSGDPEGIWLPECGYYPGLETHLKDNGIRFFFTDTHGLLFAERKPKYGIYAPLYCNNLVAAFGRDPASSWAVWSAEDGYPSDYLYREYYRDIGYDLPIDYIRPYIHEGDLRINTGIKYYAITGPTNIKKPYNRAAALEKVKEHADNFVYMRCKQIERLAPLMDRPPVIVSPFDAELFGHWWFEGPEWIEHMIRVTAEAADIVGMKTPSDYLDLHGANQVSTPSASSWGNNGYGEVWLDESNDWIYRHIHKAAERMTELAVKYPEATGIRKRALNQAARELLLAQASDWAFIMKTGTTVPYAKKRTKEHIAHFTTLFDALNGDRIDQAWLSALEKKFTIFPDIDYRVFAGK; encoded by the coding sequence ATGTCAAAGGGTTATTTTACATTGGTGCTGCATGCCCATCTGCCGTTCGTGAGGCATCCCGAACATGAAGCCTTTCTCGAAGAAAACTGGCTTTTCGAAGCAATCTCCGAAACATATCTCCCCCTTCTGCGGGTATTCGATCGTTTGCAGCATGAAGGGATTCCGTTCAGGATTACCATCAGCATATCGCCGACTCTCGCCGCAATGTTATCCGACGAGCTTCTCACAGGACGCTATCTCCGCTACACTGAAAGACTCATCGAACTCGCGGAAAAGGAAAAAATGAGAACGGAGAACGAGCCGGAGTTTCATACCCTTGCCTGTATGTATGTCGATATGTTCAAACAGAATCATCATGATTTTATCGACGTCTATGGAAAGAACATCCTGAAGGGATTCAAGAAGTTCGAGGAAAAAGGTTGTCTCCAGCTTATCACCTGCAGTGCCACGCATTGCTTTCTTCCCCATATCGAAAACTACACGGAGAATGTCGGGGCACAAATACGGTTCGCGGTGGCGTCACACCGGAGGGTGTTTTCGGGCGATCCGGAAGGAATCTGGCTTCCGGAGTGCGGATATTATCCGGGGCTGGAAACCCACCTCAAAGATAACGGGATCCGGTTCTTTTTTACCGATACGCACGGTCTCCTCTTTGCAGAGAGAAAACCGAAATACGGCATATATGCCCCGCTTTACTGCAACAATCTCGTCGCCGCTTTCGGGCGGGATCCGGCTTCTTCATGGGCCGTCTGGTCCGCGGAGGACGGGTATCCGAGCGATTATCTGTACAGGGAATATTATCGCGACATCGGATATGATCTGCCCATCGATTATATCCGCCCGTACATTCATGAAGGTGATCTGCGAATCAATACGGGAATCAAGTATTATGCGATTACTGGACCCACGAACATAAAGAAACCGTATAACAGGGCGGCAGCGCTTGAAAAAGTGAAGGAACACGCGGATAATTTCGTCTATATGAGGTGCAAGCAGATAGAGCGTTTGGCCCCGCTTATGGATCGCCCGCCCGTTATCGTGAGTCCTTTCGATGCCGAACTCTTCGGTCACTGGTGGTTTGAGGGGCCCGAATGGATCGAACATATGATCCGTGTCACCGCAGAGGCGGCCGATATCGTCGGGATGAAAACACCGTCGGATTATCTCGACCTGCACGGCGCGAATCAGGTGTCCACTCCTTCGGCTTCGAGTTGGGGGAATAACGGGTACGGAGAAGTATGGTTGGACGAGAGTAACGACTGGATTTACCGGCATATTCATAAAGCGGCCGAACGGATGACCGAACTCGCGGTCAAATATCCCGAAGCGACCGGGATCCGGAAAAGGGCGTTGAATCAGGCGGCAAGGGAGCTGCTGCTCGCGCAGGCATCCGACTGGGCCTTTATCATGAAGACCGGGACGACGGTACCGTACGCGAAAAAGCGGACAAAAGAGCATATCGCCCATTTCACCACGCTGTTTGACGCCCTCAACGGCGACAGGATCGATCAAGCATGGCTTTCCGCGCTCGAGAAAAAGTTTACGATTTTTCCGGATATCGATTACCGGGTTTTTGCCGGAAAATAA
- a CDS encoding DUF4912 domain-containing protein has product MRRERLEQLTLDELKKIAHDIDIPVPDDIDRETLIKRVCESYDEREEEREFDNVSVKIEGMKYRLSRDEELDVRDSEEIVLPDSYGTTRIILMARDPYWAFAYWEIDKQTLRRIKTDQGFEGLLLRVHDIKLIDFNGNNSNFYFDIPVLLNDGKWYINVPHPDSVYIIQLLYSSNGEKKFIAQSNVINSPRENISGVIDNEWIAGSTDKIIDLIRKDFASFHPASAGIPQRIISFVSSSYIPYG; this is encoded by the coding sequence ATGAGAAGAGAGCGGCTTGAACAATTAACCCTGGATGAACTCAAAAAAATAGCGCACGATATTGATATTCCCGTCCCCGATGATATCGACCGTGAAACACTTATCAAAAGGGTTTGTGAATCGTACGATGAACGGGAGGAAGAAAGGGAGTTCGATAATGTTTCGGTGAAGATCGAGGGAATGAAGTACAGACTCTCGCGCGATGAAGAGCTGGATGTCCGCGACAGTGAAGAGATCGTACTGCCGGATTCATACGGGACGACTCGGATTATTCTGATGGCGCGCGATCCGTACTGGGCGTTCGCGTATTGGGAGATCGATAAACAAACATTGCGTCGGATAAAAACGGATCAGGGATTCGAGGGGCTGTTGTTGCGTGTGCACGACATAAAACTCATCGATTTTAACGGGAATAATTCAAATTTCTATTTTGATATTCCCGTTCTGCTCAACGATGGCAAATGGTACATCAATGTACCCCACCCGGACAGCGTCTATATCATTCAGCTATTGTATTCATCGAACGGTGAGAAGAAATTTATCGCACAATCGAACGTGATCAACTCGCCGCGTGAAAATATTTCCGGGGTGATCGATAATGAATGGATCGCTGGCTCCACGGACAAGATCATCGATTTAATCCGGAAGGATTTTGCCAGTTTTCATCCCGCCTCAGCGGGGATTCCCCAGCGGATAATATCATTTGTCAGCTCGAGCTATATCCCGTACGGATAG
- a CDS encoding DUF3536 domain-containing protein, whose amino-acid sequence MVIQANLLYKVHENRTMGYMKNNLIIHGHFYQPPREDPWIGLVPSQPSAYPYHDWNERITKECYAANSMSRTLNGFGQITDIVNNYAYISFNFGPTLLNWLKTNTDHVYENILEADRESMKRNNGHGNAIAQAYNHTILPLCSPEDARTQIIWGLKDFEAHFGRNSEGIWLPEAAVSMPVIDLMIEQGIRFIILSPWQAEAICPIGANKWQPLHHNPVPSGQAYQIDRPHGSIAVFFYNHILATGISFQNFLRNADRLYEKLISFKQNADPHYLVNIATDGEVYGHHEPFGDMCLAALIKLVEKNDDFTFMNYGMYLDMYPPTCLVKLKEGEQGHGTSWSCIHGVARWYRNCGCTTGSRDGWNQEWRTPLRNAFISLRDKLRALFIREMTTLSSHDPMEIRNTYIDVITEKANRTNFIRRYVDRSDPSDTGILKRFFSLMEGQKYAMYMFTSCGWFFSDISGIETMQNMRYAIKALDLHGLPYDKDITTPFLSELETARSNISSFGSGRNIVESIILEEKKGLQHGAAIFILSELWASKTYKNDTYGIFKLADFSAEKPGTNKTVVEKRGRVTVRNYMVQHETTYVFSLKEKELEGISLTLREDVPGDKHQEEIEISVADLPVELKTHITDSVSSHVVDRCINNSIESFNATRSALVYLKKMNVSGPHTIIDLAELLIDRMLEQLLNDRTVVPSEATLGRIKDLMLFANEYELNVDIDSLKTKVSSIISYQAERLTDMIEEEPTRIIIHLLETCRRFGSEPEITRAQDRVFQLLKAAEHAASRVLDGKMDFSVLNRIRRLIKLGATLGFDVEKHKENFFVFE is encoded by the coding sequence ATGGTTATTCAGGCGAACCTGCTTTACAAAGTACATGAAAACCGTACAATGGGATATATGAAGAACAACCTCATTATTCATGGCCATTTCTACCAGCCACCGCGTGAAGATCCATGGATCGGGCTTGTTCCCTCTCAACCTTCCGCCTATCCGTATCATGACTGGAATGAACGTATTACAAAAGAATGTTATGCAGCCAATTCCATGTCCCGGACGCTGAACGGTTTCGGCCAGATAACCGATATCGTCAACAATTACGCCTATATTTCCTTTAATTTCGGGCCCACACTCCTCAACTGGCTCAAAACCAACACGGATCATGTTTACGAAAATATCCTCGAAGCGGACAGGGAAAGCATGAAACGTAATAACGGGCACGGCAACGCAATCGCCCAGGCCTATAATCACACCATTCTTCCCCTCTGCTCTCCGGAGGATGCCAGAACCCAGATTATCTGGGGTCTGAAGGATTTCGAGGCCCATTTTGGAAGAAATTCGGAAGGGATCTGGCTGCCCGAGGCGGCGGTCAGCATGCCGGTAATCGATTTAATGATCGAACAGGGGATACGGTTCATCATTCTCTCTCCCTGGCAGGCGGAAGCCATTTGTCCTATCGGCGCGAACAAATGGCAGCCGTTACACCATAATCCCGTCCCGAGCGGCCAGGCATATCAGATTGACCGGCCCCATGGCTCTATCGCCGTTTTTTTCTATAATCATATCCTCGCAACCGGAATCTCGTTTCAGAATTTTCTTCGTAATGCGGACAGGTTATATGAAAAACTGATATCTTTTAAACAGAATGCGGACCCCCACTACCTCGTGAATATCGCCACAGACGGAGAAGTCTACGGACATCACGAACCCTTTGGCGATATGTGTCTCGCGGCCCTGATAAAACTCGTAGAAAAAAACGATGATTTTACTTTTATGAACTACGGCATGTATCTCGATATGTATCCTCCCACTTGCCTTGTCAAACTGAAAGAAGGTGAACAGGGACACGGTACATCATGGAGCTGCATCCATGGTGTAGCCAGATGGTACAGAAATTGCGGCTGTACGACAGGCAGCCGGGACGGGTGGAACCAGGAATGGCGTACACCCCTCCGAAACGCCTTTATATCCCTTCGGGACAAACTTCGCGCTCTTTTTATCAGGGAAATGACGACGCTTTCTTCCCACGATCCCATGGAGATCAGGAATACCTATATCGATGTCATAACTGAAAAAGCAAACAGAACCAATTTTATCCGGCGATATGTCGACAGGTCAGACCCTTCCGATACCGGCATACTGAAGCGTTTCTTTTCACTCATGGAAGGCCAGAAATACGCCATGTACATGTTTACTTCCTGCGGCTGGTTTTTTTCGGATATCTCCGGAATCGAAACAATGCAGAACATGAGATACGCGATAAAGGCCCTCGATCTCCATGGCCTGCCCTATGACAAGGATATTACCACACCGTTTCTCTCCGAACTTGAAACCGCGCGAAGCAACATCAGTTCTTTCGGATCCGGAAGAAATATCGTTGAATCGATTATCCTCGAGGAAAAAAAGGGACTTCAGCATGGAGCGGCGATTTTTATTCTGTCCGAACTCTGGGCCAGCAAAACCTATAAAAACGACACCTACGGTATATTCAAACTCGCAGATTTCTCGGCCGAAAAACCGGGTACCAATAAAACCGTGGTTGAAAAACGTGGACGGGTAACCGTACGAAATTATATGGTCCAGCATGAAACGACATACGTTTTTTCATTAAAGGAAAAGGAACTCGAAGGGATCTCACTCACCCTCAGGGAGGACGTCCCGGGCGACAAGCATCAGGAAGAAATCGAAATTTCCGTCGCCGATCTGCCCGTCGAACTCAAAACACATATCACCGATTCCGTTTCCTCCCACGTTGTCGATCGTTGCATAAACAACAGTATCGAATCATTCAACGCAACGCGGAGTGCCCTCGTCTATTTGAAAAAGATGAACGTCAGCGGACCGCACACCATTATCGATCTCGCGGAGCTGCTAATCGACCGTATGCTCGAGCAATTACTCAATGACCGCACGGTTGTTCCTTCTGAAGCGACATTGGGCCGCATCAAGGATCTGATGCTTTTTGCAAACGAATACGAGTTGAACGTTGATATTGACAGCCTTAAAACGAAAGTCTCCTCGATCATCTCCTACCAGGCGGAACGGCTAACCGATATGATCGAAGAGGAACCGACAAGGATTATCATTCATCTGCTTGAAACCTGTCGCCGTTTCGGAAGTGAACCGGAAATAACACGGGCACAGGACAGGGTATTTCAACTGCTAAAAGCGGCGGAGCATGCCGCGTCAAGAGTACTCGACGGTAAAATGGATTTTTCCGTACTCAACAGAATTCGGCGCCTTATCAAACTCGGCGCCACATTAGGATTTGACGTAGAAAAACACAAGGAAAACTTTTTCGTTTTCGAGTAA
- a CDS encoding CopG family transcriptional regulator yields MAKQKHDVVTFKVESSLAAILKKLPNKSAFIRNAILKSFENLCPLCQGSGILSIDQKEHWDRFKANHPLKKCSECESFYLECRAGRTG; encoded by the coding sequence ATGGCAAAACAGAAACATGATGTGGTGACATTCAAAGTCGAATCGTCTCTTGCCGCGATATTGAAAAAACTCCCGAATAAATCGGCATTTATACGAAATGCCATATTAAAATCATTCGAGAATCTCTGTCCGCTCTGCCAGGGAAGCGGTATCCTTTCTATCGATCAGAAAGAGCATTGGGACAGGTTCAAGGCGAACCATCCTCTTAAAAAATGCAGCGAATGTGAATCATTTTATCTGGAGTGCCGCGCGGGGCGAACCGGATAG
- a CDS encoding ABC transporter ATP-binding protein: protein MSKMKKEIIRMENVSFSYDKSYVLKDVTLSFYENEMVSIIGPNGSGKTTLLKLILGLIRPDRGHITVFSQSPEHNEHTTGYVPQYAIFDPEFPVAVIDVVLMGRLGLSGGLFYRKKDRQAAHEALEKVNLRDFGPRRFSSLSGGQRQRVLIARALASSPRLLLLDEPTAHVDRSTEQQLYCLIKDISRDITVLLVSHDLGVVPKISDRIACVNQSVKIHASKELTGNDIQTIYNYDINLVEHSRECEELMS from the coding sequence ATGAGTAAAATGAAAAAAGAAATTATCCGAATGGAAAACGTCAGTTTCTCATATGATAAGTCATACGTCCTCAAGGATGTTACCTTGAGTTTTTATGAAAACGAAATGGTGAGCATTATCGGTCCGAACGGAAGCGGAAAAACGACATTACTCAAACTCATCCTCGGACTTATCAGACCTGATCGCGGACACATTACGGTATTTTCACAATCGCCCGAACACAACGAGCATACAACCGGGTATGTTCCGCAGTATGCGATATTCGATCCCGAGTTTCCCGTTGCCGTCATCGATGTCGTATTAATGGGACGTCTCGGTCTTTCCGGCGGGCTTTTTTACCGGAAGAAAGACAGACAGGCAGCCCATGAAGCGCTCGAAAAAGTCAACCTCCGTGATTTCGGCCCGCGCCGGTTTTCCTCCCTTTCGGGCGGCCAGCGGCAACGTGTCCTGATCGCGCGTGCCCTGGCTTCCTCCCCCCGGCTTCTCCTCCTCGACGAGCCCACCGCACACGTCGACAGGTCCACGGAACAGCAGCTTTATTGTCTTATCAAGGATATATCCCGGGACATCACCGTGCTGCTCGTTTCCCATGATCTGGGTGTTGTTCCGAAAATATCCGACCGTATCGCATGCGTCAATCAAAGCGTAAAAATACACGCGTCAAAAGAATTAACCGGGAATGATATTCAAACCATATATAACTACGATATCAATCTCGTTGAACACTCAAGAGAATGTGAGGAATTAATGTCATGA
- a CDS encoding metal ABC transporter permease gives MTAFFSDVLVFPFLQYALFAAILSSIACGVVGSYITVKRITYIAGAIAHSILGGMGIAKYLNVTAGLDFIQPLHGAIVFALAAAIIIGLVTLYSKQRIDTVLSAIWAIGMATGILFIYATPGYREDLMSYLFGNILMVGPQDLMLIGILDVIIMTAGILFYTRILAISFDAEYARLRGINVRFYLLALLVLTALTIVVLIQIVGIVMVIALLSLPAATASIFTRQLWQMTLSSILLCLLYTIGGLIISYGPDLPAGATIIVLSGTVYLLVLGAKKLHRASSARRPH, from the coding sequence ATGACGGCCTTTTTCAGCGATGTACTCGTTTTCCCCTTTCTTCAATACGCGCTTTTCGCGGCGATCCTTTCCTCGATCGCCTGCGGTGTCGTGGGAAGCTATATTACCGTAAAACGAATCACCTATATCGCGGGCGCGATCGCCCACAGTATACTTGGCGGCATGGGTATCGCAAAATACCTCAATGTGACCGCCGGACTTGATTTCATCCAACCGCTGCACGGCGCCATCGTTTTCGCCCTGGCGGCCGCTATTATTATCGGACTTGTCACCCTGTACAGCAAACAGCGAATCGATACGGTATTGAGTGCCATCTGGGCGATCGGCATGGCGACGGGAATACTCTTTATCTACGCCACACCCGGTTACCGCGAGGATCTCATGAGTTACCTGTTCGGCAACATCCTCATGGTCGGTCCGCAGGATCTCATGCTGATCGGAATACTCGATGTCATTATCATGACCGCCGGTATCCTCTTCTACACGAGGATTCTGGCAATCTCTTTTGATGCCGAATATGCGCGCCTTCGGGGGATAAACGTGCGTTTTTACCTGCTCGCCCTTCTCGTCCTCACCGCTCTCACGATTGTTGTCCTTATTCAGATCGTGGGAATCGTCATGGTTATTGCGCTTCTCTCCCTGCCCGCGGCGACCGCATCAATTTTCACGAGACAACTCTGGCAGATGACCCTGAGTTCGATTCTCCTCTGCCTTCTGTATACGATCGGCGGACTCATCATCAGTTATGGCCCTGATCTTCCGGCGGGTGCGACGATCATCGTTCTTTCCGGGACCGTGTACCTTCTGGTACTGGGGGCGAAAAAGCTGCATCGGGCGTCGTCCGCCCGGCGGCCGCATTGA
- a CDS encoding zinc ABC transporter substrate-binding protein produces the protein MKPSRRLIVMTLTAFVFSAASLAVIPVACGNGGKEKPAASTSIQEVPRTDDDHESRYRPEPLNIVVTTDFIRELVYMFARYRSNPTPIIIKPGTNPLLYKATESDETLMMDADLVIYNGLGLEPGLSDTLERVGKTVPCRAITACLSKEDLIRSDLYESGYDPHVWWDLTLWEKILRYMVDILATVDPEFEFDYGSTFIRYGQELSFVRRYIGSWASRIPGEKRILVTLHDAFRYFGRAFDFEVKSLYLPGTDTMNQKRLNELADFIIAGNIETVFPEKAFPHDDLQRLINEVEKRGGHVTSGDELYAYSLGEMNTPEYIFLRASRIMIARIYKELKPPDGMDMPK, from the coding sequence ATGAAACCTTCACGACGGCTTATCGTGATGACCCTGACCGCATTCGTCTTTTCGGCGGCCTCACTGGCAGTGATTCCGGTTGCCTGCGGAAACGGCGGGAAAGAGAAACCGGCGGCCTCGACATCGATTCAGGAGGTGCCACGGACGGACGACGACCATGAAAGCCGCTACAGACCCGAACCGCTCAATATCGTCGTGACAACTGATTTTATCCGTGAACTGGTGTACATGTTCGCACGCTACCGATCGAATCCGACCCCCATCATCATAAAGCCTGGAACCAACCCCCTGCTTTACAAGGCAACCGAATCAGACGAAACATTGATGATGGACGCCGATCTTGTCATTTATAACGGACTCGGCCTTGAACCCGGTCTTTCCGACACCCTCGAACGGGTCGGCAAAACGGTTCCTTGCAGGGCGATTACCGCCTGTCTTTCGAAAGAGGACCTTATCAGATCGGACCTGTATGAAAGCGGATACGATCCCCATGTATGGTGGGATCTTACCTTATGGGAAAAGATACTCCGCTATATGGTGGATATCCTTGCCACAGTCGATCCCGAGTTCGAATTCGACTACGGTTCCACGTTTATCAGATACGGTCAGGAATTGAGTTTCGTCCGCCGCTACATCGGCAGCTGGGCTTCCCGAATTCCCGGTGAAAAAAGGATTCTCGTTACCCTTCACGACGCATTCCGTTATTTTGGAAGGGCATTCGATTTCGAGGTAAAAAGCCTTTATCTGCCGGGAACCGATACAATGAATCAAAAACGGCTGAATGAACTCGCCGATTTCATTATTGCCGGAAATATTGAAACCGTGTTTCCCGAAAAGGCGTTTCCGCATGACGACCTGCAAAGACTTATTAATGAAGTGGAAAAACGGGGCGGCCACGTGACGTCCGGGGACGAGCTTTACGCATATTCGCTCGGTGAAATGAATACCCCCGAGTATATCTTTCTCAGGGCATCGAGAATCATGATCGCGAGAATATATAAGGAATTGAAACCGCCCGACGGAATGGATATGCCGAAATGA